The Sporosarcina luteola genome contains a region encoding:
- a CDS encoding heavy metal translocating P-type ATPase — protein MTEAKELETEKNVYRVQGFTCANCAGKFEKNVKKLPGVQEAKVNFGASKISVYGDATIEELEKAGAFENLKVAPEKPKRQTPKVVIEDKNVYRVEGFSCANCAGKFEKNVKQIPGVQDAKVNFGASKISVYGDATIEELEKAGAFESLKVTPEKSARNASQEVKEGKNEEKLPFYKKHSTLLFASLLIVFGYLSSFVNGEENIVTTLLFLVSMFIGGLSLFKVGLQNLLRFDFDMKTLMTVAVIGGAIIGEWAEVAIVVILFAISEALERFSMDRARQSIRSLMDIAPKEALVRRNGQEMMIHVDDIAVGDIMIVKPGQKIAMDGLVIKGYSAVNQAAITGESVPVEKTVDDEVFAGTLNEEGLLEVKITKLVEDTTISKIIHLVEEAQGERAPSQAFVDKFAKYYTPIIMIIAALVALLPPLLLGGSWETWVYQGLAVLVVGCPCALVISTPISIVSAIGNAAKKGVLIKGGVYLEEMGALKAIAFDKTGTLTKGIPVVTDYAVLSNQMNEKELLAIITALEYRSQHPLASAIMKKAEEENISYSDVLVEDFTSITGKGIKGNVNGITYYIGSPKLFNELLTVDFEQDLEQNVTALQNQGKTAMVIGTEKEVLGVIAVADEVRESSKEIIEKLHQLGIKKTIMLTGDNKGTANAIGSHVGVSDIRADLMPQDKLEYIKQLRAEYGNVAMVGDGVNDAPALAASTVGIAMGGAGTDTALETADVALMGDDLRKLPFTVKLSRKALNTIKANITFAIAIKFIALLLVIPGWLTLWIAILSDMGATLIVALNSLRLMRVKE, from the coding sequence TTGACTGAAGCAAAAGAATTAGAAACCGAAAAAAATGTTTACCGTGTTCAGGGGTTTACCTGTGCAAATTGTGCAGGGAAGTTTGAAAAAAATGTTAAAAAACTCCCGGGAGTTCAGGAGGCAAAAGTAAATTTTGGTGCATCTAAGATATCGGTTTATGGTGATGCAACGATTGAAGAACTAGAAAAAGCTGGTGCATTTGAGAATCTTAAAGTGGCTCCTGAAAAACCTAAACGGCAAACTCCAAAAGTGGTTATAGAGGACAAAAATGTATATCGCGTCGAGGGATTTTCATGCGCGAACTGTGCGGGTAAATTTGAGAAAAACGTTAAGCAAATTCCGGGGGTTCAAGATGCAAAAGTAAATTTTGGTGCATCTAAGATATCCGTTTACGGAGATGCAACAATAGAGGAACTAGAAAAAGCTGGTGCTTTCGAAAGCCTTAAAGTGACCCCTGAAAAATCTGCTCGCAATGCTTCACAAGAAGTAAAAGAAGGTAAAAACGAAGAAAAGTTACCGTTTTACAAAAAACATAGTACGCTACTTTTTGCTTCTTTACTAATTGTCTTCGGTTACCTTTCCTCGTTTGTCAATGGAGAAGAAAACATTGTTACTACCTTATTGTTTTTAGTATCCATGTTTATCGGAGGGTTATCACTTTTTAAAGTCGGTTTACAAAACTTACTACGATTTGATTTTGACATGAAAACCCTTATGACAGTGGCTGTTATAGGTGGTGCCATTATTGGAGAATGGGCAGAAGTTGCCATTGTTGTTATTCTCTTTGCAATTAGTGAAGCACTTGAGCGATTCTCCATGGATAGAGCAAGACAATCTATTCGTTCATTAATGGATATCGCTCCTAAAGAAGCTCTTGTTAGGCGAAATGGGCAAGAAATGATGATTCATGTCGATGATATTGCTGTTGGGGATATCATGATTGTAAAACCTGGTCAAAAGATTGCGATGGATGGTCTAGTCATAAAAGGTTACTCTGCCGTCAACCAAGCAGCTATCACAGGTGAATCAGTCCCCGTTGAGAAAACAGTTGACGATGAAGTATTTGCAGGTACTTTGAATGAAGAAGGATTACTTGAAGTAAAAATAACGAAACTCGTAGAAGATACAACTATTTCCAAAATTATACATCTTGTTGAGGAAGCACAGGGAGAAAGAGCTCCTTCACAAGCATTTGTTGATAAATTCGCGAAATATTACACACCGATCATTATGATCATTGCAGCATTAGTTGCCTTACTCCCTCCTCTACTCTTAGGTGGTAGTTGGGAAACATGGGTCTATCAAGGATTAGCCGTTCTTGTTGTTGGTTGTCCATGTGCGTTGGTCATATCGACTCCGATTTCTATTGTTTCAGCGATCGGGAATGCAGCGAAAAAAGGCGTCCTTATCAAAGGTGGAGTCTATTTAGAAGAAATGGGTGCCTTAAAGGCAATAGCATTTGATAAAACAGGGACATTAACAAAAGGTATTCCAGTTGTAACTGATTATGCTGTATTGAGTAATCAAATGAATGAAAAAGAATTATTGGCGATCATCACTGCTTTAGAGTATCGTTCCCAGCATCCCCTTGCTTCAGCTATTATGAAAAAAGCAGAGGAAGAAAACATTTCATATTCTGATGTTCTGGTAGAGGATTTCACTTCTATTACAGGTAAGGGTATCAAAGGTAATGTAAACGGGATAACTTATTACATCGGTAGCCCGAAACTCTTTAACGAATTATTAACTGTTGATTTCGAACAAGATTTAGAACAAAATGTCACTGCACTTCAAAATCAAGGAAAAACAGCCATGGTCATTGGAACCGAAAAGGAAGTACTTGGAGTTATTGCGGTAGCTGATGAAGTCCGTGAATCAAGCAAGGAAATTATTGAAAAATTACATCAACTCGGTATCAAAAAGACAATTATGCTTACAGGTGATAACAAAGGAACTGCAAATGCAATAGGTAGTCATGTCGGGGTATCTGATATCCGAGCTGATCTAATGCCTCAAGACAAATTAGAGTATATAAAACAATTAAGGGCCGAGTACGGAAACGTAGCCATGGTTGGTGATGGTGTCAATGATGCACCTGCGTTAGCGGCTTCTACAGTTGGAATCGCAATGGGTGGAGCTGGGACGGATACTGCTCTTGAAACGGCAGACGTTGCCCTTATGGGAGACGACTTAAGAAAACTTCCATTCACTGTAAAACTCAGCCGGAAGGCTCTGAATACCATTAAAGCTAACATTACCTTTGCAATTGCTATCAAATTTATTGCCCTATTATTAGTTATTCCAGGTTGGTTAACGCTCTGGATTGCAATTCTTTCTGATATGGGAGCAACCCTTATAGTTGCCCTAAATAGTTTGCGACTAATGAGGGTGAAAGAATAA
- the lpdA gene encoding dihydrolipoyl dehydrogenase, giving the protein MTSKGIKNVDLLIIGAGSGGYVAAIRAAQLGKKVVLVDKAELGGVCLNRGCIPSKALISASERVKHIKHANTMGIKVSGEVEVEMPEVVKWKDGIVEKLTNGVRTLLKGNGVVVISGEAFLTEPHVARIKIGNEEQFYSYKDLIIAIGSLPIELKSMPFDNKRIISSTEALTLQEVPKHLVVVGGGYIGLELGTAYAKFGAKVTILEGSDTILSGTDPMLTNVVKRQLKELGITLITNALVQGGENTGDEVNIKVLVNGEEELIRGDYCLVSIGRKPNTGKIGLENIGVELDQRGFIKINEKCQTNVEHVYAIGDCAGGDLLAHKASYEGKIAAEVISGQKSVIDYRAMPFVIFSDPEVAYTGLTEMEAKVQGYETISSRFPFQANGRALAVSDADGFVKVVADKKSNRVLGVQMVGPDVSSLIAEAVLAIECGATAEDLSLTIHAHPTLPEPLMEAAEGVMGYAIHMLNKK; this is encoded by the coding sequence ATGACTTCTAAAGGAATAAAAAATGTTGATTTGTTAATTATTGGCGCAGGATCAGGGGGATATGTAGCTGCCATACGTGCCGCTCAATTGGGGAAAAAGGTGGTGTTGGTGGATAAAGCAGAATTAGGAGGGGTTTGCCTTAACCGTGGGTGTATTCCTTCAAAGGCTCTTATCAGCGCTTCCGAACGAGTGAAACACATCAAACATGCTAATACAATGGGGATCAAGGTTTCTGGTGAAGTGGAAGTAGAGATGCCAGAGGTAGTTAAGTGGAAGGACGGAATAGTGGAGAAACTAACGAATGGCGTTCGGACTTTGCTGAAAGGCAATGGAGTGGTAGTCATTAGTGGAGAAGCGTTTCTTACTGAACCCCATGTTGCCAGGATCAAAATTGGAAACGAAGAACAATTCTATTCTTACAAAGATCTAATTATTGCGATCGGGTCTCTACCTATCGAGTTAAAAAGTATGCCATTTGATAATAAAAGAATCATTTCTTCAACTGAAGCATTAACGCTTCAAGAAGTACCGAAACATTTAGTTGTAGTAGGTGGTGGTTATATCGGTTTAGAGTTAGGAACTGCTTATGCTAAATTCGGAGCTAAAGTAACTATCCTTGAGGGATCAGATACAATTCTTTCAGGTACGGACCCTATGCTTACAAATGTCGTGAAACGTCAATTAAAGGAACTGGGAATTACACTCATAACGAATGCTTTAGTCCAAGGTGGAGAAAATACAGGCGATGAAGTAAACATTAAGGTTCTTGTTAATGGAGAGGAAGAGTTGATCAGGGGTGACTATTGCTTAGTCTCCATTGGAAGAAAACCGAACACAGGTAAAATCGGATTAGAAAATATCGGGGTCGAATTAGATCAACGCGGTTTTATTAAGATAAATGAAAAATGTCAAACAAACGTGGAACATGTATATGCGATTGGTGACTGTGCTGGTGGCGACCTCCTTGCTCACAAAGCGAGTTACGAAGGCAAGATAGCTGCTGAAGTTATAAGTGGGCAAAAAAGCGTCATTGATTATCGGGCCATGCCTTTTGTTATTTTTAGTGATCCTGAAGTAGCTTATACAGGTTTAACAGAGATGGAGGCAAAAGTACAAGGGTATGAAACGATTTCCAGTCGCTTCCCATTCCAAGCTAACGGCAGAGCATTAGCTGTTTCGGACGCTGATGGCTTCGTAAAAGTTGTAGCAGATAAGAAATCGAATCGGGTGTTAGGTGTACAAATGGTAGGACCAGATGTATCATCACTCATCGCTGAAGCAGTTCTTGCAATTGAGTGTGGAGCAACAGCAGAAGATCTTAGCCTTACGATTCATGCACATCCAACTTTACCGGAACCCCTCATGGAAGCTGCTGAAGGCGTTATGGGATATGCTATTCATATGCTGAATAAAAAATAA
- a CDS encoding class I SAM-dependent methyltransferase, translating into MKLNKIEFMLMNNPARRLMQKSLEFKKFKYFLNRNDINLKGKSILDAGCGSGYSTYLLEKEYSPSKLYAFDLMESQIDLAKKRKLNANFFVGDITKIGVHEEEFDAVFVFGVLHHVPAWKEAIKEFSRVLKPGGVLLLEDMNGDASKFFKKYFGLDHPNEAFFEWSEFTSHIEDNGLQILYQEKVIFEGLRTFLCIKPTTLNNI; encoded by the coding sequence ATGAAACTAAACAAAATTGAATTTATGTTAATGAATAACCCCGCAAGAAGACTTATGCAAAAGAGCCTTGAATTTAAAAAGTTTAAATACTTTCTAAATCGAAATGATATCAATCTAAAGGGAAAATCGATTTTAGATGCAGGTTGTGGATCAGGATATAGTACCTATCTTCTTGAGAAAGAATACTCTCCAAGTAAGCTATACGCTTTCGACTTAATGGAGAGTCAAATTGATTTGGCGAAGAAAAGAAAATTGAACGCTAATTTCTTCGTGGGAGACATTACAAAGATTGGTGTTCATGAGGAAGAATTTGATGCAGTTTTTGTATTTGGAGTTTTACATCATGTTCCAGCCTGGAAAGAGGCCATTAAGGAATTTTCTCGTGTATTAAAACCAGGTGGTGTCTTGCTTCTTGAAGACATGAATGGAGATGCATCTAAATTCTTTAAAAAGTACTTTGGCCTTGACCATCCTAACGAAGCATTTTTCGAGTGGAGTGAATTTACAAGTCATATAGAGGATAATGGGTTGCAAATTCTGTATCAAGAAAAAGTAATTTTTGAAGGCTTAAGAACGTTTTTATGTATAAAGCCAACGACCTTAAATAATATTTAG
- a CDS encoding CadD family cadmium resistance transporter, producing MIVTMLTAAAVYLATGIDYLIILILLFSQIKKGQAKHIWIGQYIGTAIIIAVSLLVAFGIANFIPQQWVIGLLGLLPLYLGIKVWIKGEEDENESNILSLFSSKRFNQLYLTVTFIVLASSADDFSIYVPYFTTLNTIEILVAMIVFLIMVGVLCYVSYRLASVSYISEKIEKYERWIVPIVFIGLGIYIMYENGTFNAILSFL from the coding sequence ATGATTGTAACGATGCTCACAGCAGCTGCTGTTTATTTAGCGACAGGGATTGACTACCTAATTATATTAATTCTTTTATTTTCGCAAATAAAAAAAGGACAGGCGAAGCATATTTGGATAGGACAATATATAGGTACCGCAATTATTATAGCAGTGAGTCTCTTAGTTGCTTTTGGAATTGCAAATTTCATTCCTCAGCAATGGGTTATAGGATTACTTGGACTTTTACCGCTTTATCTAGGTATTAAAGTTTGGATCAAGGGGGAAGAGGATGAAAATGAAAGTAATATTTTATCTCTATTTTCCTCCAAACGGTTTAATCAATTATATTTGACAGTTACTTTTATTGTTTTAGCTTCTAGTGCGGATGATTTTTCGATTTATGTACCGTACTTCACGACATTAAATACGATTGAAATTCTAGTTGCTATGATTGTTTTTTTAATTATGGTTGGTGTTTTATGCTATGTAAGTTATCGCTTAGCTTCCGTGAGTTACATATCCGAAAAAATAGAGAAATACGAACGCTGGATTGTACCAATTGTATTTATAGGGCTAGGGATTTACATCATGTATGAGAATGGTACATTCAATGCTATATTGTCATTTCTTTAA
- a CDS encoding YdhK family protein encodes MKKHLLLLGLAVVIGLSGCGNNTTNEKNTDVNNEPKQEDIEMEMHHHSSSGEVPANLKVAENPTFEVGSEAIIETGHMKGMKGAVATIVGAYDTTAYAVSYTPVTGGERVENHKWVIQEEIEDADGKTLEPGAEVTLEADHMKGMKGALAEIDSAEKTTVYMIDFTPTTGGEEMNNHKWVTENELSPK; translated from the coding sequence ATGAAGAAGCATTTACTTCTTTTAGGTCTCGCGGTAGTCATTGGTTTAAGTGGATGTGGGAATAACACGACCAATGAGAAAAACACAGACGTCAATAATGAACCGAAACAGGAAGATATTGAAATGGAGATGCACCACCATTCCAGCTCAGGTGAAGTTCCGGCAAACTTAAAAGTAGCGGAAAATCCAACCTTTGAAGTAGGAAGTGAAGCAATTATTGAAACTGGTCATATGAAAGGAATGAAAGGTGCCGTAGCAACAATTGTAGGTGCTTATGATACTACTGCTTACGCTGTTTCATATACGCCGGTAACTGGTGGAGAAAGAGTGGAAAATCATAAATGGGTTATCCAAGAAGAGATTGAGGATGCTGATGGTAAAACTCTTGAACCAGGAGCTGAGGTCACCTTAGAGGCAGACCATATGAAAGGGATGAAAGGGGCATTAGCTGAAATTGATTCAGCTGAAAAAACTACTGTATACATGATCGATTTTACTCCGACTACCGGTGGTGAAGAAATGAATAATCATAAATGGGTTACGGAAAATGAACTCTCTCCAAAATAA
- a CDS encoding four-helix bundle copper-binding protein, with protein MNTKYAETLKAILECLEECNTCFDACLKEEDVKMMAECIRLDRECADVCAFTAQAITRNSPFTNQILELCAEVCDRCAEECAKHDEDHCKRCAESCRKCAEACRQAVA; from the coding sequence GTGAATACGAAATACGCAGAAACACTTAAGGCGATTCTAGAATGCCTAGAGGAATGTAATACTTGTTTTGATGCATGCTTGAAAGAAGAAGATGTTAAGATGATGGCTGAATGCATACGATTGGACCGTGAATGTGCCGATGTTTGTGCGTTCACTGCACAGGCTATAACTCGCAACAGCCCATTTACTAATCAGATTTTAGAACTTTGTGCAGAGGTCTGCGACCGTTGCGCGGAAGAGTGTGCTAAACATGACGAGGATCATTGCAAACGCTGTGCCGAATCTTGCAGAAAATGTGCCGAAGCATGCCGTCAAGCGGTGGCTTAA
- a CDS encoding stage II sporulation protein P: protein MLQKIKPYSKNKNKKKKKKSLLAVLLYFAIVLFFIWLLIVSMLALYIRKDENKENPVSGSDSSFSNFEMETLDKHSGIPNPVTEFNMSINSTPDEKIMKNKEQQPDRDEFKPLMKDLLKDGELTFKNLDAIFANMKSPEMIPKDSIHSTFGRDVIFIYHTHNRESFLPYLKDRNKPEGAYHSKANMTLVGEMLGKALERRGVGTKMDSTDIVQELSLRGLDYNSSYQLSGEIVRTARGENKDLDIFLDLHRDSLRKDSTTIKINGENYARLLFVVGTGHEDYAKNLSFAEEVHNVLSKQYPSLSKGILKKDKSQGNGVYNQDLSPNSIIVEIGGVDNTVEELQRTVEALADELSEYYWHGKSNLDK, encoded by the coding sequence ATGCTTCAAAAAATCAAGCCATATTCAAAGAATAAGAATAAGAAGAAAAAGAAAAAGTCCTTGCTCGCTGTTCTTTTATATTTTGCAATTGTATTATTTTTTATTTGGTTACTAATCGTTTCTATGCTTGCTTTATATATTCGGAAAGATGAAAACAAAGAAAATCCCGTGTCTGGAAGTGACTCCTCTTTTTCAAACTTTGAGATGGAAACGTTAGACAAACATTCAGGTATTCCGAATCCAGTTACAGAATTCAACATGTCAATTAATAGCACACCAGATGAAAAAATTATGAAGAATAAAGAGCAACAACCAGATAGAGATGAATTCAAACCGCTCATGAAAGATCTTTTGAAAGATGGTGAGCTTACATTTAAGAATCTTGATGCTATCTTTGCGAATATGAAATCTCCCGAAATGATTCCTAAAGATTCTATACACTCGACTTTCGGCAGAGATGTTATTTTTATTTATCACACACATAACAGGGAATCCTTCTTACCGTATTTAAAAGACAGAAATAAACCGGAAGGAGCGTATCACTCAAAAGCGAATATGACATTGGTTGGTGAAATGCTTGGCAAAGCATTGGAAAGAAGAGGAGTAGGAACGAAAATGGATTCAACTGATATTGTCCAAGAACTAAGTTTGCGAGGATTAGACTATAATAGTTCTTATCAGCTTTCAGGAGAAATAGTTAGGACAGCGCGGGGCGAAAATAAAGATTTAGATATTTTCTTAGACTTACATCGTGATTCATTGCGGAAAGATTCTACCACCATAAAAATAAATGGGGAAAACTATGCCCGGCTATTGTTCGTTGTGGGAACTGGACATGAAGATTACGCAAAGAATCTTTCTTTTGCTGAGGAAGTGCATAATGTTCTTTCAAAGCAGTATCCCAGTTTGTCAAAAGGAATATTGAAAAAGGACAAAAGCCAAGGCAATGGAGTTTATAACCAAGATCTTTCTCCAAATTCCATTATTGTTGAAATTGGAGGTGTCGATAATACAGTAGAGGAACTACAGCGAACTGTCGAAGCATTGGCGGATGAGTTAAGCGAATATTATTGGCACGGGAAAAGCAATTTAGATAAATGA
- a CDS encoding multicopper oxidase domain-containing protein: protein MGIKIKLAAAAISILVISGCSNNVQPEKEMDHSTMNHEMEEMDHSTMGEMMEGHMSHDEVVMLNDSTGENELKIPTMLEQDDGEDVVYTVRAQKGKTEIFNETETETYGYNGSFLGPMLRFEKGDKVKIRTINELDEATTFHWHGLEVPADVDGGPHDGLEPGEEKVIEFEVTQEASTLWFHPHPEGKTSEQVYNGLAGLIYIEDDNSKSLGLPSIYGENDIPLIFQDRKFDDKKQLNYSAAKNEDGTIGNTLLVNGTLNPKLTVNKEKVRLRLLNGSNARNFTFKLNTGDSFVQIATDGGFLNEPVTLKEVTLTPSERAEIIVDFSQLDTEKDLALTNEDGSILLPFEVLDKSRAISKIPGVMNDISLTEEEMDLPVTKKMELFGMMDMVTINGKKYDPERIDFTQQQGVKEVWEIYNKPDDMGGMIHPFHIHGTQFKIISRNGEAPPENERGWKDSIAIQPDETVKIAIQFNHKGVYMFHCHILEHEDNGMMGQVKVE from the coding sequence ATGGGAATCAAGATAAAACTTGCCGCAGCGGCAATTAGTATATTGGTTATCAGCGGTTGTAGTAATAACGTTCAGCCTGAGAAGGAAATGGATCATTCAACAATGAATCATGAAATGGAGGAAATGGATCATTCCACTATGGGTGAAATGATGGAAGGGCATATGAGTCATGACGAGGTAGTTATGTTAAACGACTCAACAGGGGAAAATGAATTGAAAATCCCTACTATGCTTGAACAGGATGACGGTGAAGATGTCGTATACACGGTTCGGGCACAAAAAGGAAAGACCGAAATATTCAATGAGACTGAAACTGAAACGTATGGATACAACGGGTCGTTTTTAGGACCAATGCTCCGTTTTGAGAAAGGTGACAAAGTTAAAATTAGAACGATAAATGAGTTGGATGAAGCGACGACTTTTCACTGGCACGGCCTGGAAGTACCCGCTGACGTTGATGGAGGACCGCATGATGGACTTGAACCGGGAGAAGAAAAAGTAATTGAATTTGAAGTGACACAAGAAGCGTCAACATTATGGTTTCATCCACATCCCGAAGGAAAAACATCTGAACAGGTATACAATGGACTTGCCGGTTTGATTTATATTGAAGATGATAATTCGAAAAGCCTTGGGTTGCCAAGTATTTATGGTGAGAATGATATTCCTTTAATTTTTCAAGATCGGAAATTTGATGATAAGAAACAATTGAATTACAGTGCTGCAAAGAATGAAGATGGAACAATCGGCAATACACTATTAGTCAATGGGACCTTGAATCCCAAGTTGACTGTCAACAAAGAGAAAGTACGTCTCCGTTTACTAAATGGGTCTAATGCGCGGAACTTTACTTTTAAATTGAATACGGGTGATTCTTTTGTCCAAATCGCTACAGATGGCGGCTTCTTGAATGAACCGGTCACTTTAAAAGAAGTAACACTGACACCTTCTGAGAGGGCTGAAATTATTGTTGATTTTTCACAACTTGATACAGAAAAGGATTTGGCGTTAACGAATGAGGATGGATCTATTCTTTTACCATTTGAGGTTTTAGATAAAAGTAGAGCGATTAGTAAGATTCCAGGAGTAATGAATGATATATCATTAACAGAGGAAGAAATGGATCTGCCAGTCACAAAAAAGATGGAACTATTTGGGATGATGGATATGGTAACGATAAATGGAAAGAAGTACGATCCGGAGAGAATTGACTTCACACAACAGCAAGGGGTTAAGGAAGTCTGGGAAATTTACAATAAGCCGGACGATATGGGCGGTATGATTCATCCATTTCACATCCACGGAACGCAATTTAAAATAATTTCCAGGAATGGAGAAGCACCGCCTGAAAATGAGCGGGGATGGAAAGACAGTATTGCGATTCAACCAGATGAGACGGTAAAAATAGCTATACAATTTAATCATAAGGGTGTTTATATGTTCCATTGTCATATTCTCGAACATGAAGACAATGGTATGATGGGACAAGTAAAAGTCGAATAA
- a CDS encoding DUF2269 domain-containing protein: protein MVMKPALRKLALTVHIASSVGWLGAVVGFLILVVAALSSQDTKTVQAVWIAMELIGWFAIVPLALFSLLTGLVMSMGTKWGLVRHYWVLFKLLLTILATTVLLLNMQTVSFFAEVAIGTGSADLGGMWGELLHAGGGLLVLLIITILSVYKPRGMTRYGLRKQEQQRKVTTID, encoded by the coding sequence ATGGTCATGAAACCCGCTCTCCGCAAGTTAGCACTCACTGTGCATATCGCTTCTTCGGTGGGCTGGCTCGGCGCGGTAGTTGGTTTCCTGATACTTGTTGTTGCGGCTCTCTCCAGTCAAGATACTAAGACAGTTCAAGCTGTATGGATAGCGATGGAGTTGATTGGTTGGTTCGCTATTGTCCCGTTGGCTCTTTTCTCTCTACTTACTGGGCTTGTTATGTCAATGGGAACCAAGTGGGGGTTAGTAAGGCATTACTGGGTCCTTTTCAAACTTCTGCTAACTATACTAGCGACTACCGTCTTGTTGCTGAATATGCAGACAGTGAGCTTCTTTGCTGAAGTTGCGATAGGGACGGGAAGTGCTGATCTTGGAGGGATGTGGGGTGAATTGCTCCATGCCGGGGGCGGCCTGCTAGTATTGCTCATCATCACAATATTATCGGTCTATAAGCCGCGAGGTATGACGCGGTATGGGCTGCGCAAGCAAGAACAACAGCGTAAGGTCACGACGATAGACTAA
- a CDS encoding sensor histidine kinase, translated as MIRIKSIFVKLFITYIVILIVSHFIFATTSYLLFQNNLTEMHLNLEGINQLKYMLITSSIISITITGLFTYYITKRITAPLREMNRVALQIARGDFNQSVKIRTHDELGELGQTFNHMTHELASLDKMRKDFVANVSHDLRSPLTSIHGFATAFLDDKIPNDKKRHYFSVIKEQTERMIKLVNDILDMSQIESGQLEIRPALFNLSELVRQVMARMEVEFVNKNLNVELISREEQDIYVFADADRIDQVIVNLIQNAVQFSTYNSSIKVFLNKGERAVVSIRDYGPGISQEEIQAIWERFYKADAARTNKAGTGLGLSIVKHILDLHQTDIKVESEVGTGTTFTFSLPLTLNESTNRK; from the coding sequence TTGATTCGAATAAAAAGTATTTTTGTTAAGCTGTTTATCACATATATCGTCATATTAATTGTGTCACATTTTATTTTTGCTACTACTTCATATTTGCTATTTCAGAACAACCTTACTGAAATGCACCTTAATCTTGAGGGTATAAACCAATTGAAATACATGTTAATAACTTCTTCTATTATTTCTATAACGATTACAGGTTTATTTACCTATTACATCACTAAAAGAATTACCGCTCCACTTCGGGAAATGAATCGGGTTGCCCTTCAAATCGCTAGAGGAGATTTTAATCAAAGCGTTAAGATCAGGACACATGACGAACTGGGGGAACTGGGACAAACATTCAACCATATGACACATGAGTTGGCCAGCTTGGACAAGATGAGAAAGGATTTTGTCGCCAATGTTTCCCATGATCTACGCTCACCACTCACTTCAATTCATGGGTTTGCGACGGCATTTCTTGATGATAAAATCCCCAATGATAAAAAACGACATTATTTTAGCGTCATTAAAGAACAAACTGAACGAATGATAAAGCTTGTAAATGATATTCTGGATATGTCTCAAATCGAATCGGGACAATTAGAAATTCGTCCAGCACTTTTTAATTTGTCAGAGCTGGTACGCCAAGTCATGGCTCGCATGGAAGTTGAGTTTGTAAATAAAAATTTGAATGTAGAGTTAATATCTAGAGAAGAACAAGATATCTACGTATTTGCCGATGCTGATCGGATAGATCAAGTGATAGTTAATTTAATTCAAAATGCAGTACAATTTTCCACCTACAATAGTTCAATAAAAGTGTTTCTAAACAAGGGAGAACGAGCGGTGGTGTCGATTCGTGATTATGGACCGGGAATCAGTCAAGAAGAAATTCAAGCTATTTGGGAAAGATTTTATAAAGCTGATGCAGCTCGTACAAATAAGGCGGGCACAGGGCTAGGCTTATCCATTGTTAAGCACATATTAGATCTTCATCAAACCGATATTAAAGTGGAAAGTGAAGTAGGGACAGGAACAACCTTTACTTTTTCACTACCATTGACTTTGAACGAATCTACTAACAGGAAATAG